The following coding sequences are from one Crateriforma spongiae window:
- a CDS encoding TSUP family transporter, with the protein MESLSEFLPLALILSVGVFVQSAAGFAAGLLIVPSLLWCGYSIPEAQTALLVATIPQNAWGVWKFRDCLTPKQIAWPGLGRLVFLPLGVWTLQNLESVSITTLRQIVGGFVLTATLATIYFRPVPRARLHPGWAFLAFPLSGFFQGVVGMGGPAMVFWVQAHDWDTRQIRGFLFGMYLISLAPALTVLYLFFGDRIIGPGIAAAALTPWLIVVTNLGLRFGTRLGRQRLRLLTLGLLLMLGVSGLASPWLR; encoded by the coding sequence ATGGAATCGCTTTCCGAATTCTTGCCGCTGGCGTTGATCCTTTCGGTCGGCGTATTCGTTCAGTCCGCCGCCGGTTTTGCCGCGGGTCTATTGATCGTCCCCAGCCTTCTGTGGTGCGGTTACAGCATCCCCGAAGCGCAAACGGCATTATTGGTCGCGACGATCCCTCAGAATGCTTGGGGCGTTTGGAAATTCCGTGACTGTTTGACGCCTAAACAAATTGCTTGGCCGGGGCTGGGACGATTGGTGTTTTTGCCCTTGGGCGTCTGGACGCTTCAAAATCTGGAATCGGTGTCGATCACGACGCTTCGCCAGATCGTCGGCGGATTCGTCCTGACGGCCACCTTGGCGACGATCTATTTTCGTCCTGTCCCGCGGGCTCGTCTTCACCCCGGCTGGGCGTTCCTGGCGTTTCCACTGTCGGGCTTTTTTCAGGGCGTCGTCGGCATGGGTGGCCCGGCGATGGTGTTCTGGGTCCAGGCCCACGACTGGGACACGCGTCAAATCCGCGGTTTTCTGTTCGGGATGTATCTGATCAGCTTGGCCCCCGCGTTGACGGTTCTGTATTTGTTTTTCGGCGACCGAATCATCGGCCCGGGAATTGCGGCGGCCGCATTGACGCCCTGGCTGATCGTGGTGACCAATTTGGGGCTGCGATTCGGCACGCGACTGGGACGCCAGCGTTTGCGACTGCTGACGCTGGGGCTGTTGTTGATGTTGGGCGTGTCGGGGCTGGCGTCGCCGTGGCTGCGGTGA
- a CDS encoding TerC family protein, which produces MDFASVSWLASGVQIASDAPLVSMESAIALFALTAMEIVLGIDNIVFIAIITGRLPQDKRSFARRFGLFLAMGMRILLLMMIGWLMGLEDALITLSDYVSFGGLGQWLAEHEEVNQVSGRDLILLVGGLFLMYTAVREIHHKIEGGELEHEIGNLPGDTGGSADGIDPPASGSGKITVGGVLFRIAFMDVIFSLDSVITAVGMASHIEIMVTAVIISVGIMIIFANQISDFVQQHPTVKMLALSFLILISVVLLSDAIGEPINKGYVYFAMAFSLCVEFLNLRMKTKRIRPSQGEGETGSLTSAAQ; this is translated from the coding sequence ATGGATTTCGCAAGCGTTTCCTGGCTGGCGTCCGGTGTCCAAATCGCCAGTGATGCCCCACTGGTGTCGATGGAATCGGCCATCGCCTTGTTCGCGTTGACGGCGATGGAAATCGTCTTGGGAATCGACAACATTGTCTTCATCGCAATCATCACCGGTCGGCTTCCCCAGGACAAACGGTCCTTCGCGCGTCGGTTCGGGCTGTTCCTGGCGATGGGGATGCGGATTTTGCTGTTGATGATGATCGGCTGGCTGATGGGCCTGGAAGACGCCTTGATCACGCTAAGCGATTACGTTTCCTTTGGCGGCCTTGGCCAATGGCTGGCCGAACACGAAGAAGTCAATCAGGTTTCCGGTCGCGATCTGATCCTGTTGGTCGGCGGCCTGTTCCTGATGTACACCGCGGTCCGCGAGATTCACCACAAGATCGAAGGCGGCGAACTGGAACACGAAATTGGGAATTTGCCGGGTGACACCGGGGGTTCGGCCGACGGCATCGATCCGCCCGCATCTGGATCAGGCAAGATCACCGTCGGCGGGGTCCTGTTTCGGATCGCGTTCATGGACGTGATCTTTTCGCTCGACAGCGTGATCACGGCCGTCGGCATGGCATCGCACATCGAAATCATGGTCACCGCCGTGATCATCAGCGTCGGCATCATGATCATCTTTGCGAATCAGATCAGCGATTTTGTTCAACAGCACCCGACGGTGAAAATGCTGGCGTTGTCGTTTTTGATCCTGATCAGCGTGGTATTGCTAAGCGACGCGATCGGCGAACCGATCAACAAAGGCTACGTCTACTTTGCGATGGCGTTTTCTCTGTGCGTCGAATTTCTGAATCTACGCATGAAGACCAAACGAATTCGTCCCAGTCAGGGCGAAGGCGAAACAGGTTCACTGACCTCCGCGGCCCAGTAA
- a CDS encoding TolC family protein, which produces MSDTTSPHSSADASTKRRSRRFERKRALVAAMVIGTVVQSIGGCGVFRHLPDGPHDTKTSYHDNSALRIEYPEVAQCATPTSQAARAASAPVTLEDPSKIPALEMTLDEAIRRAISQSPVLRRTGTNAVVSPQSVSTVYDPAMAHSDPFSGVEAALAAFDAQYAQTLSWNKVDTPNNVDPNNPIAIQFSPLALQATQSVFSNELSKRTAQGASFALRHNVNYDRNNRPFNFLRSSFIGYFEAEYRQPLMRGAGTQFNRIVGNGSVPGQYNGVLIARVNEDVSLAEFERNVIGVVSDVEAAYWNLATAYRVLEANLKGRESALQTLQFQQVRLEVGTGRRDEEAQARSQYYQFDAQVQNALGGTQGLYELERELRYLIGMPASDGTLIRPTTDPIDVRVTFDWNSALSQALQRRVEIRRQRLQVKRREMELYAARLNKRPQLDFLGIYRVRGLGDHLIGSEGHGSLDNLYGEITGGQFEEWQMGMELSLPVGLRAASAAIANAKLTLQRERALLADAELRVSHELTAATRALDVTYQLVETNYNRYLADLRQVEVLRRRYLDGTDNINFLLQAQRQVVTSEQQFYQALAAYNLAIRDVHGNKGSLLAYNQIQLGEGPWCPDAYRDAYEVGRFLKPRHQPEKVHVPRPVSSGPFDPSAIQSTGMPVTSEVYQSMPPSEGGNEGPVKKDDDGIMPAPKDDPENNKTGENETVAGVVPILVPDVRR; this is translated from the coding sequence ATGTCAGACACGACATCCCCGCACAGCTCTGCCGATGCATCGACGAAGCGTCGCAGTCGACGCTTTGAACGAAAGCGAGCCCTGGTTGCAGCCATGGTGATCGGGACCGTCGTGCAATCGATCGGGGGATGCGGCGTGTTTCGCCATCTGCCCGATGGGCCTCACGACACCAAGACGTCGTATCACGACAATTCGGCCCTGCGGATCGAATACCCCGAAGTTGCCCAGTGCGCGACGCCGACCAGCCAGGCCGCCCGCGCGGCATCGGCACCGGTCACTCTGGAAGACCCGTCGAAGATTCCCGCGCTGGAAATGACGTTGGATGAAGCGATCCGGCGGGCCATTTCGCAAAGCCCCGTCCTGCGTCGCACCGGCACCAACGCAGTCGTTTCGCCACAATCGGTATCGACCGTTTACGATCCGGCGATGGCCCACTCCGATCCGTTCTCAGGTGTCGAAGCGGCGTTGGCAGCGTTCGATGCCCAATACGCGCAGACGCTTAGTTGGAACAAGGTCGACACGCCTAACAACGTGGATCCCAACAACCCGATCGCGATCCAGTTCAGTCCACTGGCACTTCAAGCGACCCAATCGGTTTTCTCCAACGAGCTGTCCAAACGCACCGCACAGGGTGCCAGCTTTGCCTTGCGGCACAACGTCAACTATGACCGCAACAACCGGCCATTCAACTTCCTGCGAAGTTCCTTCATCGGGTATTTCGAAGCCGAGTATCGCCAACCTTTGATGCGTGGTGCGGGTACCCAGTTCAATCGCATCGTTGGCAACGGATCGGTTCCCGGTCAGTACAACGGTGTCTTGATCGCGCGGGTCAACGAAGACGTGTCGTTGGCTGAATTTGAACGCAACGTGATCGGTGTCGTGTCGGACGTGGAAGCCGCTTACTGGAACTTGGCCACAGCCTATCGGGTTTTGGAAGCCAACTTAAAGGGCCGCGAATCCGCGTTGCAGACGTTGCAGTTCCAACAAGTCCGATTGGAAGTCGGTACCGGACGCCGTGACGAAGAAGCCCAAGCAAGGTCGCAGTACTACCAATTCGATGCCCAAGTGCAAAACGCGCTTGGCGGCACCCAGGGTCTGTATGAACTGGAACGTGAACTGCGTTATCTGATCGGCATGCCGGCCAGCGATGGAACGCTGATCCGTCCGACCACCGATCCGATCGATGTTCGCGTTACGTTCGACTGGAACAGTGCGTTGTCCCAAGCCTTGCAGCGACGTGTCGAAATTCGCCGGCAACGTTTGCAAGTCAAACGACGTGAAATGGAACTTTATGCGGCACGGCTGAACAAGCGACCGCAATTGGATTTCCTGGGCATCTATCGTGTCCGCGGGTTGGGCGATCACTTGATCGGCAGTGAAGGCCACGGCAGTCTTGACAACCTGTACGGTGAAATCACCGGCGGCCAGTTCGAAGAATGGCAAATGGGCATGGAGTTGTCGTTGCCGGTCGGATTGCGAGCGGCCAGTGCGGCGATCGCCAACGCCAAGTTGACATTGCAACGCGAACGAGCATTGTTGGCCGACGCCGAATTGCGTGTCAGCCACGAACTGACTGCGGCGACGCGTGCGTTGGACGTGACGTATCAGTTGGTCGAAACCAACTACAACCGCTACTTGGCCGATTTGCGTCAGGTCGAAGTGTTGCGTCGTCGTTATCTGGACGGCACCGACAACATCAACTTCCTGCTGCAAGCACAACGCCAGGTCGTCACCAGCGAACAACAGTTCTATCAAGCCTTGGCCGCGTACAACCTGGCCATCCGCGACGTCCACGGCAACAAGGGGTCGCTGTTGGCGTACAACCAGATCCAATTGGGCGAAGGCCCTTGGTGCCCCGATGCCTATCGTGATGCGTACGAAGTCGGACGATTCTTGAAACCGCGCCACCAACCCGAAAAGGTCCATGTGCCGCGACCGGTTTCGTCCGGACCGTTTGATCCGTCGGCGATTCAATCCACCGGCATGCCGGTGACGTCCGAGGTCTACCAGTCGATGCCGCCGTCAGAAGGTGGAAACGAAGGGCCGGTGAAGAAGGACGATGACGGCATCATGCCAGCGCCCAAGGACGATCCCGAGAACAACAAGACCGGCGAAAATGAAACCGTCGCCGGCGTGGTTCCGATCTTGGTCCCGGACGTGCGTCGCTGA
- a CDS encoding DUF5060 domain-containing protein, whose translation MKLNLSPTIATLAIIVGMAGTSQAKTPITSAQTVFAESDGIAAVEAEHFFDQQKVDTRAFYLTTSETQPKFSPDGDPPHVGGASNGAYLEILPDSRRNHGEKLIKGTNFSSTPGELAVVSYKINFQNPGRYYVWVRAHSTGSEDNGIHVGLDGNWPDSGKRMQWCAGKRTWHWESKQRTEKQHCGEPYKIFLDVPTAGVHTVHFSMREDGFEFDKFILTQNRDFQRPDDVGPAPVVHAGPQPPTFAYVEAPAAANDAPQPSADANTHQQNGGHQDAAKSLAMTASSFTLDGTGFYLHNGKWAAVNPDRNKSGLAGKTFPFPSGKYHVTLEAVGESDGESTYQVMADDRTIGQHQCPLSDKMFEAGSRYNKTWKSVDLTEGDVIKVKATIASKDGQEYSRARWAAVSFEPADDATLAAAQPFLKAAAVAKNEPAKSAKPATSPTTPVSTKPLIQPRGADGDGSIAVSGTLEAWHKVTLTMNGPFAHEQDNEPNPFTDMDMTVTLHHDDGTTYVIPGYFAADGDAANTSADQGNQWRAHFAPDRPGRWTYKVSFRRGDGAALDRDADAETVSPFDGQSGTLKIAASSADKDSFRSKGRLQYVGQRYLQHADSKEFFLKAGADAPETLLGYAEFDNTIAGKKDRVPLKTYQAHIRDWQDGDPTWADGKGKGLIGAINYLSGKGCNAFSFLTYNAGGDGDNVWPFIDRNDKMHYDCSKLDQWGIVFDHGTDRNMYLHFKMQETEIDDHHRGHNGSANSVPESLDGGNLGDQRKLYCRELIARYGHNLALNWNLGEENTQSTQQLQDMINYIDALDAYDHNVVLHTFPNQQDKQYRPLIGDKSKLTGLSLQNSGIKDTHWQTVKWVRESTAAGKPWVVAFDESGTAAHGQCPDLGYEGYDGRDNSGKMTYTEHDVRRQTLWGHLMGGGAGVEYYFGYKYTQNDLVCEDWRSRDRSWDYCRIALEFFKDNQIAIQELMPSDEVIGNNLTNGSNEANAKYCLANPGNLYLVFLATVGETELDLSGVDGEFEVGVFDPRKGGDVNYDGTTVQGGSKVTLKSPAAGEKSADDWLLVVRRK comes from the coding sequence ATGAAACTGAATCTTTCCCCCACAATCGCCACGTTGGCGATCATTGTCGGCATGGCTGGGACGTCCCAGGCGAAAACGCCGATCACCAGCGCGCAAACCGTTTTCGCGGAAAGCGACGGCATCGCTGCGGTCGAAGCGGAACACTTTTTTGACCAACAAAAAGTCGATACACGCGCTTTCTATCTGACCACTTCGGAAACCCAGCCGAAGTTTTCGCCCGACGGCGACCCGCCCCATGTCGGCGGCGCCAGCAACGGCGCGTACTTAGAAATCTTGCCCGACAGCCGACGCAATCACGGCGAAAAACTGATCAAGGGCACCAACTTTTCCAGCACGCCCGGCGAATTGGCCGTGGTCAGCTACAAAATCAACTTCCAAAATCCGGGTCGCTATTACGTTTGGGTCCGCGCCCATTCGACCGGCAGCGAAGACAACGGGATTCACGTCGGACTGGACGGCAATTGGCCCGACAGCGGCAAACGCATGCAATGGTGCGCGGGCAAACGCACGTGGCACTGGGAAAGCAAGCAACGCACCGAGAAACAACACTGCGGTGAACCCTACAAGATCTTCTTGGATGTCCCGACCGCCGGCGTTCACACGGTGCATTTCAGCATGCGTGAAGACGGGTTTGAATTTGACAAGTTCATCCTGACCCAGAACCGCGATTTCCAGCGTCCCGATGACGTCGGTCCCGCGCCGGTTGTCCACGCCGGCCCCCAACCGCCGACGTTCGCTTATGTCGAAGCCCCCGCGGCGGCCAACGACGCGCCTCAACCGAGCGCCGATGCCAACACGCACCAGCAAAACGGTGGCCATCAAGACGCGGCCAAGTCGCTGGCGATGACCGCGTCGTCGTTCACACTGGACGGCACCGGGTTTTATCTGCACAACGGCAAATGGGCTGCGGTGAATCCCGATCGCAACAAGTCCGGTTTGGCGGGCAAGACGTTTCCTTTCCCCTCCGGAAAGTATCACGTCACCTTGGAAGCGGTCGGCGAAAGCGATGGCGAATCGACGTACCAAGTGATGGCCGACGACCGGACGATCGGCCAGCACCAATGTCCGCTAAGCGACAAAATGTTCGAAGCCGGTTCGCGATACAACAAAACTTGGAAATCGGTCGACTTGACCGAAGGTGATGTGATCAAGGTCAAAGCAACGATCGCTTCGAAAGACGGGCAAGAATACAGTCGCGCCCGCTGGGCCGCGGTCAGTTTCGAACCGGCCGATGACGCAACCCTGGCCGCCGCACAACCTTTCTTGAAAGCCGCCGCGGTTGCCAAGAACGAACCGGCAAAATCCGCCAAGCCCGCCACCAGCCCGACCACCCCGGTCAGCACAAAACCGCTGATTCAACCGCGTGGCGCCGACGGTGACGGTTCGATCGCGGTTTCCGGAACCTTGGAAGCCTGGCATAAGGTCACCCTGACGATGAACGGTCCGTTCGCCCACGAACAGGACAACGAACCCAACCCGTTCACCGACATGGACATGACGGTCACGCTGCACCACGACGATGGAACCACCTATGTGATCCCCGGCTACTTTGCCGCCGACGGTGACGCCGCGAATACGTCGGCCGACCAAGGCAATCAGTGGCGTGCCCACTTTGCCCCCGATCGTCCGGGTCGCTGGACCTACAAGGTCTCGTTCCGTCGCGGTGACGGCGCCGCGCTCGATCGTGATGCGGATGCAGAAACCGTTTCGCCTTTTGATGGCCAATCGGGAACGTTGAAAATCGCCGCCAGCAGCGCCGACAAAGACAGCTTCCGTTCCAAGGGACGTCTGCAATACGTCGGCCAGCGTTACCTGCAACACGCCGACAGCAAAGAATTCTTTTTGAAGGCGGGTGCCGACGCTCCGGAAACCTTGCTGGGCTATGCCGAATTTGACAACACGATCGCCGGTAAGAAGGATCGTGTGCCGCTGAAGACCTACCAGGCCCACATCCGCGATTGGCAAGACGGCGACCCGACCTGGGCCGACGGTAAGGGCAAAGGCTTGATCGGTGCGATCAATTACTTGTCCGGCAAAGGATGCAACGCATTCTCTTTCTTGACGTACAACGCCGGTGGCGATGGCGACAACGTTTGGCCCTTCATCGATCGCAACGACAAGATGCATTATGACTGCAGCAAGTTGGATCAATGGGGCATCGTGTTCGACCACGGCACCGACCGAAACATGTACCTGCACTTCAAGATGCAGGAAACGGAAATCGACGATCATCATCGCGGCCACAACGGTTCGGCCAACTCGGTCCCCGAGTCGCTGGACGGCGGCAACCTTGGCGATCAGCGAAAACTGTATTGCCGCGAACTGATCGCTCGATACGGCCACAACCTGGCGCTGAACTGGAACCTGGGTGAAGAAAACACTCAATCCACCCAGCAACTGCAAGACATGATCAATTACATCGACGCGTTGGATGCGTACGACCACAACGTCGTCTTGCACACGTTCCCAAACCAACAGGACAAACAATACCGTCCGTTGATCGGTGACAAATCCAAGTTGACCGGCCTGTCGCTGCAAAACAGCGGAATCAAAGACACCCACTGGCAAACCGTCAAATGGGTGCGTGAATCCACCGCCGCCGGCAAGCCTTGGGTCGTCGCCTTTGATGAATCGGGAACCGCCGCCCACGGCCAGTGCCCCGACCTGGGTTACGAAGGCTACGACGGCCGCGACAATTCCGGCAAAATGACGTATACCGAGCATGACGTGCGACGTCAAACCCTGTGGGGACACCTGATGGGTGGCGGCGCCGGCGTGGAATACTACTTCGGTTACAAGTACACCCAGAACGACTTGGTTTGCGAAGACTGGCGTTCACGTGATCGCAGCTGGGACTATTGCCGTATCGCTTTGGAATTCTTCAAAGACAACCAAATCGCGATTCAGGAACTGATGCCTTCGGATGAGGTGATCGGAAACAACCTGACCAACGGCAGCAACGAAGCCAATGCAAAGTACTGCCTGGCCAACCCTGGCAATCTTTATCTGGTCTTCCTGGCGACCGTCGGCGAAACCGAGTTGGATTTGTCCGGTGTCGATGGCGAATTCGAAGTCGGCGTGTTTGATCCTCGCAAGGGCGGTGACGTCAACTACGACGGCACCACCGTGCAAGGCGGATCCAAGGTCACGCTGAAGTCGCCTGCCGCCGGTGAAAAGTCCGCCGACGACTGGTTGCTGGTCGTGCGACGCAAGTAA
- the msrB gene encoding peptide-methionine (R)-S-oxide reductase MsrB: MQRKSLFSILSAAAIVAVLTGVWGSVDSRAVLAQDSDSSRKQSGAAEEKAKPYRPKSKAQLRRELSPIQYNVTQNEGTEPAFQNRYWNNKREGQYECVVCGQPLFTSKTKFKSGTGWPSFFAPLSPDSVGTKKDWKLFYTRVEVHCSRCKAHLGHVFEDGPRPTGLRYCMNSASLNFVDQATLDRRKAEQEAAKKKAAESEDAESTETSDEASAADAE, encoded by the coding sequence ATGCAACGCAAATCGCTTTTCTCGATTTTGTCAGCCGCCGCCATTGTGGCCGTTTTGACGGGGGTTTGGGGATCGGTCGATTCCCGGGCGGTGTTGGCACAGGATTCCGATTCGTCGCGAAAGCAATCTGGTGCGGCGGAGGAAAAGGCCAAGCCGTATCGCCCGAAGTCCAAAGCACAACTGCGACGCGAACTGTCGCCGATCCAGTACAACGTCACCCAAAATGAAGGCACCGAACCGGCATTCCAGAACCGGTATTGGAACAACAAACGCGAAGGCCAGTACGAATGTGTCGTTTGTGGTCAACCTTTGTTTACCAGCAAGACGAAATTCAAATCGGGAACCGGATGGCCCAGCTTCTTTGCACCGCTTAGCCCCGATTCGGTGGGGACCAAAAAGGATTGGAAGCTGTTCTACACCCGCGTGGAAGTCCACTGCAGTCGCTGCAAGGCTCACCTGGGACACGTGTTCGAAGACGGTCCACGGCCGACCGGTTTACGTTACTGCATGAACAGTGCTTCGCTGAATTTTGTCGATCAAGCGACGCTGGATCGACGCAAGGCTGAACAGGAAGCGGCCAAGAAAAAGGCGGCCGAGTCTGAAGATGCGGAGTCCACCGAGACGTCCGACGAAGCATCCGCTGCGGACGCCGAATAG
- a CDS encoding ABC transporter ATP-binding protein: MPQVQLSAVRFDYPDPIPAATGLLSGIDLDIADGQYVCLVGNSGSGKSTLLRLIAGLLRPDAGTIRIGGVDVDGVPPHRRDVAMVFQGDALYPHLSVARQLSVGRAKTNARDSARLSDIVRFTRIEGLLDRFADGLSGGELKRVGLAKALIRNAGVRLLDEPLSGIDASHRQTLADFLTKVHQRGGGVTLHVTHDGQEAVRVADSIAVLHDGRIVQKDDPGVLLDKPEHRATCRLLTPWGLNEFAFASASESGSNRIELDKLSDQDMDTTPTVCILPQAVSVECIESSSTPMPANVRPTLQRIGGDRWAIVGNLVRRVSNRFTVSLPIHTHGRSDEGDTEALLRLNVAGHDEATKSAEPGRPVRMVFANDAVHFFDADGWRQDTH, translated from the coding sequence ATGCCACAAGTCCAGCTTTCCGCCGTTCGATTCGACTATCCAGATCCAATCCCCGCCGCGACGGGGCTGTTGTCGGGCATCGATTTGGACATTGCCGACGGCCAATACGTCTGTCTGGTCGGCAACAGCGGGTCCGGAAAATCAACGCTATTGCGGTTGATCGCAGGGTTGCTTCGTCCCGACGCGGGCACCATTCGCATCGGCGGAGTCGATGTCGACGGTGTGCCCCCCCATCGCCGAGACGTCGCAATGGTGTTTCAGGGCGATGCGTTGTATCCCCATCTGTCGGTCGCCCGACAACTGTCGGTCGGTCGAGCCAAAACGAACGCTCGCGATTCGGCCCGACTTTCCGACATCGTTCGGTTCACCCGCATCGAAGGTCTACTGGATCGGTTCGCCGATGGGCTTAGCGGTGGCGAACTGAAACGAGTCGGTCTGGCCAAAGCGTTGATCCGCAATGCGGGTGTGCGATTGCTGGATGAACCTTTGTCGGGAATCGATGCGTCGCACCGACAGACGCTGGCAGATTTTTTGACCAAGGTCCATCAACGCGGCGGTGGGGTGACGCTGCACGTGACGCATGACGGACAGGAAGCCGTGCGAGTCGCGGATTCCATCGCGGTCTTGCATGACGGCCGAATCGTTCAAAAGGATGACCCCGGGGTGTTGCTGGACAAGCCCGAGCACCGCGCGACCTGTCGGCTTTTGACACCGTGGGGTCTGAATGAGTTTGCGTTTGCCTCTGCGTCCGAAAGCGGATCGAATCGGATCGAGCTCGATAAGTTGTCCGACCAAGACATGGACACCACGCCGACCGTTTGCATCTTGCCCCAAGCGGTTTCAGTCGAGTGCATCGAATCATCATCCACGCCGATGCCGGCAAACGTTCGACCAACATTGCAACGCATCGGTGGGGACCGATGGGCGATCGTCGGAAACCTGGTTCGTCGTGTATCCAACCGCTTCACGGTATCGCTGCCGATTCACACGCACGGCCGATCGGACGAAGGCGATACAGAAGCACTTCTGCGCTTGAACGTCGCCGGTCATGACGAAGCGACGAAATCGGCCGAGCCCGGTCGCCCCGTGCGGATGGTCTTCGCCAACGACGCGGTTCATTTTTTTGACGCCGATGGATGGCGTCAGGACACCCATTGA
- a CDS encoding D-2-hydroxyacid dehydrogenase, translating into MKIVVTDAHTANPGDLSWDALSTMGDVQVYPRTAVDEIIPRCQDADVVLTNKVPLNAETLAALPQLRYIGVTATGTNIIDLEAASQRGIVVTNVPDYSSRSVAQHVFAMVLELANQVGRHNDAVQDGQWQRCPDFSFTTGPLIELAGSTMGIIGFGSIGRCTAAIARALGMNVLAYSRTPPKPDPNDPDAFTPVGLDDLLGQSDVVSLHCPLTPQTHHLINAQRLSTMKSSAWLVNTSRGPVIDEDALASALRNGVIGAAALDVLDSEPMKPDHPLMGLDRCIITPHVAWATVQARRRLIDTVTANVRQWIDGDAVNVVN; encoded by the coding sequence ATGAAGATTGTCGTAACTGATGCCCACACCGCGAACCCCGGTGACCTTTCTTGGGACGCACTATCGACCATGGGCGATGTGCAGGTTTATCCTCGCACCGCCGTCGATGAAATCATACCGCGTTGCCAAGACGCCGATGTGGTGCTGACCAACAAAGTGCCACTGAATGCCGAGACACTGGCGGCGTTGCCACAACTGCGATACATCGGCGTCACCGCGACGGGCACGAACATCATCGACTTGGAAGCCGCGTCGCAGCGTGGCATCGTGGTGACCAACGTTCCGGATTACAGTTCCCGTTCGGTTGCCCAGCATGTCTTTGCCATGGTGTTGGAACTGGCCAACCAAGTCGGACGCCACAACGACGCGGTGCAAGACGGGCAATGGCAACGATGTCCGGATTTCAGCTTTACGACTGGCCCGCTGATCGAATTGGCGGGATCGACGATGGGCATCATCGGGTTTGGTTCGATCGGACGGTGTACCGCCGCGATCGCCCGGGCGTTGGGGATGAATGTCTTGGCGTACTCTCGCACGCCGCCGAAGCCGGATCCCAATGATCCCGATGCGTTCACACCGGTCGGATTGGATGATTTGCTTGGGCAAAGCGATGTCGTTTCGTTGCATTGTCCATTGACGCCACAGACGCATCATTTGATCAACGCACAACGGTTGTCGACGATGAAGTCGTCGGCGTGGCTGGTCAACACATCGCGGGGACCGGTGATCGACGAAGACGCGTTGGCATCGGCGCTGCGAAACGGTGTCATCGGTGCCGCGGCCCTGGACGTATTGGACAGCGAACCGATGAAGCCGGACCATCCGCTGATGGGCCTGGACCGTTGCATCATCACGCCCCACGTCGCCTGGGCCACGGTCCAAGCGCGCCGACGCTTGATTGACACGGTGACCGCCAACGTTCGCCAATGGATCGATGGCGATGCCGTCAATGTCGTCAACTGA